A single Lancefieldella parvula DSM 20469 DNA region contains:
- a CDS encoding ABC transporter ATP-binding protein, which translates to MIQQESNLDHDTLLPLNVKKVSRSYRIKEGKRIVLDNVSFSVHLGEIVCVLGPNGAGKTTLVKIASSLLLPDCGEAEVCGVDVLKYPRKACKNISLVLGGENGFYLHATAINNLRYFAQVSGVPFDEQESRIKNALQQVHLVEFSNQNVSTFSRGMRQRLHLARALISAHSLILLDEPTSGLDPNNAADVRQLIAELRHIPSGILLTSHSMREVELLADRVLILKKGKCIFLGSLEELRQKVIIEGVYTFITNCLDESKVKILKECSGIASVEVFEKFDSIYVDVSGNKKMIFDLCVDDFGWKNVNERRASLEEVYLAIMGKDDERQY; encoded by the coding sequence ATGATCCAGCAGGAATCAAATCTTGACCATGATACTTTACTTCCTCTGAATGTAAAAAAGGTAAGTAGATCATACAGGATAAAAGAAGGGAAACGTATAGTTTTAGATAATGTGTCGTTTTCTGTTCATTTGGGGGAAATAGTTTGTGTGCTCGGACCGAATGGTGCTGGAAAGACCACTTTAGTAAAAATTGCTTCATCGCTTTTACTCCCAGATTGTGGAGAAGCAGAAGTATGTGGTGTAGACGTTCTTAAATATCCTCGCAAGGCTTGTAAGAATATTTCTTTAGTTCTTGGTGGAGAAAATGGGTTTTATCTTCACGCTACTGCTATTAATAACTTAAGATATTTTGCGCAAGTGAGTGGTGTTCCTTTTGATGAGCAAGAATCAAGAATTAAAAATGCCCTTCAACAAGTACATTTAGTTGAATTTTCAAATCAAAATGTATCAACTTTTTCTAGGGGAATGAGACAAAGGCTCCATCTTGCAAGAGCTTTAATTTCAGCTCATAGTTTAATTCTTCTTGATGAGCCAACATCTGGTTTAGATCCAAATAATGCCGCAGATGTTAGACAACTTATCGCCGAGTTACGTCACATTCCTAGTGGTATTTTACTTACGTCTCACAGTATGAGAGAGGTTGAATTATTAGCCGATCGAGTGCTTATTCTCAAAAAAGGAAAGTGTATTTTTCTGGGCAGCTTAGAGGAGTTGAGACAGAAAGTAATAATAGAGGGCGTATACACGTTTATTACTAATTGTCTAGATGAATCTAAAGTTAAAATTTTAAAGGAATGTTCTGGGATTGCATCAGTCGAAGTTTTTGAGAAGTTTGATTCAATTTATGTGGATGTGTCAGGAAATAAGAAAATGATTTTTGATTTATGTGTTGATGATTTTGGTTGGAAGAACGTCAATGAAAGACGTGCCTCACTCGAAGAGGTGTACCTTGCTATAATGGGAAAAGATGATGAAAGACAGTATTAA
- a CDS encoding ABC transporter permease: MKRITSYVYPAICIALTSLSSYGSILAFCIQFFIEPIFSYLYFILFGMQLSASSMSLLIGILTLSSWLSAMQCSANIIVQDRFAKTIFMYLISQNHAIVFFLIRYITITVICFMSSFLTSVIVLYIAGADVLALLFPLCISLILASLGGAIFGVFSSVIGLLFTDGFAVLNLLSISIPILSGAVIPLYLFPSSLISICKCIPISWIVDGVGLFLSSNTNDAFLLCGYALFLEFLWILITLAFISFCNSRQRITGQIEGMHL, encoded by the coding sequence ATGAAAAGAATTACTTCATATGTTTATCCTGCTATTTGTATAGCATTGACTTCCTTATCTAGTTACGGCTCTATTTTAGCTTTTTGCATCCAATTTTTTATTGAACCTATTTTTTCATATCTATATTTTATTCTGTTCGGTATGCAGCTTTCTGCTTCAAGTATGTCATTGCTTATAGGAATTTTAACCTTATCGTCATGGCTTTCTGCAATGCAATGTTCGGCCAATATTATTGTTCAAGATCGATTTGCAAAAACAATTTTTATGTATTTAATTTCTCAAAATCATGCAATAGTATTCTTTTTAATTAGGTACATAACAATTACCGTTATTTGTTTTATGAGTTCTTTTTTAACTTCAGTTATTGTTCTTTATATTGCAGGTGCTGATGTTCTGGCCCTTCTTTTTCCTTTATGTATATCCCTTATTCTTGCTTCTCTTGGTGGTGCTATATTTGGAGTATTTTCTTCAGTAATTGGTCTATTGTTTACTGATGGATTTGCTGTACTAAATCTATTATCAATAAGTATTCCCATACTTTCTGGAGCTGTCATACCACTTTATTTATTTCCAAGCTCTTTGATTTCTATCTGTAAGTGTATTCCCATTTCATGGATTGTTGATGGTGTCGGATTATTTTTGAGTTCTAATACAAATGATGCGTTTCTATTGTGTGGTTATGCGTTGTTCCTAGAATTTCTATGGATATTGATAACGCTTGCTTTTATCTCTTTTTGCAACAGCAGGCAGAGAATCACTGGGCAAATAGAGGGGATGCATTTGTAA